A window of the candidate division KSB1 bacterium genome harbors these coding sequences:
- the rfbB gene encoding dTDP-glucose 4,6-dehydratase, whose protein sequence is MTTYLVTGGAGFIGSNYVHFLLRTYDDVRVINLDKLTYAGNLNNLRDVQSDPRYRFVRGDICDRALVSQLMKGVDVVVNFAAESHVDRSIGAPDDFIKTDVFGAFVLLECAREHGVQKFIQISTDEVYGSIEQGSFTEESPLKPSSPYSASKAGADRLAHSYFVTYGLPVIITRCSNNFGPYQYPEKLIPLFVTNALDDKALPIYGDGKNVRDWIYVEDHCEAIDLLVHRGGDGETYNIGAGNEKNNLEITAIILEELAKPKELMTFVKDRPGHDRRYSVGTEKIRALGWRPRHQFREAMASTIKWYRDNRWWWEPLKSGEYLAYYRAHYQRDL, encoded by the coding sequence ATGACCACGTACTTGGTGACTGGTGGAGCCGGCTTCATTGGCAGCAACTATGTGCACTTTCTGCTCCGCACCTATGACGACGTGCGCGTCATCAACCTGGACAAACTCACCTATGCGGGCAATCTGAACAACCTCCGCGACGTGCAAAGTGACCCGCGCTACCGGTTCGTGAGGGGAGACATTTGCGACCGCGCTCTGGTCAGCCAGCTAATGAAGGGGGTGGATGTGGTGGTCAACTTTGCCGCCGAGAGCCACGTGGACAGGTCAATCGGTGCGCCGGATGACTTTATCAAGACAGACGTTTTTGGCGCCTTTGTGCTGCTGGAGTGTGCCCGCGAGCATGGCGTGCAAAAGTTCATCCAGATCAGTACGGACGAAGTGTATGGGAGCATCGAGCAGGGCTCGTTCACCGAGGAGTCGCCCCTCAAGCCGTCCAGCCCGTACTCCGCCTCCAAGGCTGGTGCGGATCGCCTGGCGCACTCCTACTTCGTCACCTACGGGCTGCCGGTGATCATCACGCGCTGCTCCAATAACTTTGGGCCGTATCAGTATCCGGAGAAACTCATTCCGCTGTTTGTCACCAATGCCCTGGACGACAAGGCGCTGCCCATTTATGGTGACGGCAAGAACGTGCGGGACTGGATCTACGTTGAGGACCATTGCGAGGCGATCGACCTCCTGGTGCACCGTGGCGGTGACGGGGAGACCTACAACATCGGCGCGGGGAACGAGAAGAACAATCTGGAAATCACGGCCATCATCTTAGAGGAGCTGGCCAAGCCGAAGGAGCTGATGACCTTTGTCAAAGACCGGCCTGGCCATGATCGGCGCTATTCGGTGGGCACAGAGAAGATCCGGGCCTTGGGTTGGCGGCCGCGCCACCAGTTTCGGGAGGCGATGGCCTCCACTATCAAGTGGTATCGCGACAACCGTTGGTGGTGGGAACCCCTCAAGAGCGGCGAGTATCTTGCATACTACCGGGCGCACTACCAGCGGGATCTGTAG
- a CDS encoding dTDP-4-dehydrorhamnose 3,5-epimerase family protein: MIDGVKLKRLRVIPDERGRLMEMLRADDEMFSKFGQVYMTTTYPGIIKGWHYHKLQEDNIVVVKGMLKVVLYDDRPDSPTRGEVNEFFIGEHNPVLVHVPVGVLHGWKCIGEDEAIVVNTVTEPYNYAQPDEYRLPFDSPQVPYNWDVKMG, encoded by the coding sequence GTGATCGATGGCGTGAAGCTCAAGCGGTTGCGTGTCATCCCAGATGAACGCGGCCGCCTCATGGAGATGCTGAGGGCTGACGACGAGATGTTCTCCAAGTTCGGCCAAGTCTACATGACCACCACCTACCCCGGCATCATTAAGGGGTGGCATTACCACAAGCTGCAAGAGGACAACATCGTCGTCGTGAAGGGGATGCTGAAAGTGGTGCTTTACGACGACCGCCCAGATTCGCCCACCCGGGGCGAGGTGAATGAGTTCTTCATCGGAGAGCACAACCCGGTCCTGGTACATGTCCCTGTCGGGGTGTTGCACGGCTGGAAGTGCATTGGCGAGGATGAGGCGATCGTGGTGAACACGGTGACCGAGCCCTACAACTATGCTCAACCGGACGAGTACCGCCTGCCGTTCGATTCGCCTCAGGTGCCGTACAATTGGGACGTCAAGATGGGCTAA